The DNA region TAATGGAATAGTAGAAGAGAAAATATCTCCTTGTCCAGAGGAATATACTAGATTAGTAGCAGAAGAGATGGTAAATGGTTTTGCTCCTATAAGTTTATTTTGTAAAAATTTAGGAGTAGACTTAAAAGTTATTGATGTCGGAATGAAAAAAGGTCTTTCAAAAAAATATTCTAATTTTTATATTTCAAAAGTTGTCAATGGAAGCAAAAATTTTAGAAAAGAACCAGCTTTAACTGTTAATCAAGTTATTGATACAATAGAAAATGGAATATTTACAATAGAAGAATTAGAAGAGGAATATGATGTATTTTCTACTGGAGAAATGGGAATAGGAAATACAACAACATCTTCGGCTATATTATATTCTTTAACAAGATGTAGTATAGATGATGCTGTAGGAAGAGGTTCTGGAGCTAATGATGAAATATTAGAAAATAAGAAAAAGGTAATTTTTGAAAGTTGTATTAGATATAATACTTTTCAGATGAATCCAATAGAAATATTAAGACATGTAGGTGGACTTGATATTGCTTTTATGGTTGGATTATATATAGGAGCAGCAAGATATAGAAAACTTATATTGGTAGATGGATTCATATCAGTTGTAGCAGCTTTATTAGCTATAAAATTAAATCCTATTATAAAAAATTATATTTTAGTTACTCATTTAAGCGAAGAACCTGGAATGAAATTAGCTTTAAAAGAATTAGGAAAAGAACCATTTTTAAATATGAAAATGAGATTGGGAGAAGGAACAGGAGCTGTATTTGCTTATCCAATGATATGGGGTGCAGTAGATATATATGAGAATATGAAAACACCTAAAGAGGTGTATGATTTATTCTTTTAATTTTAATTGGGAGAAGAAATGGAAAAGAAAATCCAAGATGGAAAAGAGGGACATAGAAAAAGATTACAAGAAAGATATTTAACAAAAGGATATAAATCTTTAGCAGATTATGAAATAGTTGAATTTTTACTTTTTCTATTAATTCCTAGAAAAGATACTAAAAGTATAGCGAAAGAATTGATTGGAAAATTTAATTCTTTAAAGGGAATATTTGAAGCAAATACAAAAG from Fusobacterium perfoetens ATCC 29250 includes:
- the cobT gene encoding nicotinate-nucleotide--dimethylbenzimidazole phosphoribosyltransferase → MKRFEESLREISFLNKNSERECKDILDKKMKPIGSLGVIEDIAERLSGILPYNLKNIKRKGCHIVAVADNGIVEEKISPCPEEYTRLVAEEMVNGFAPISLFCKNLGVDLKVIDVGMKKGLSKKYSNFYISKVVNGSKNFRKEPALTVNQVIDTIENGIFTIEELEEEYDVFSTGEMGIGNTTTSSAILYSLTRCSIDDAVGRGSGANDEILENKKKVIFESCIRYNTFQMNPIEILRHVGGLDIAFMVGLYIGAARYRKLILVDGFISVVAALLAIKLNPIIKNYILVTHLSEEPGMKLALKELGKEPFLNMKMRLGEGTGAVFAYPMIWGAVDIYENMKTPKEVYDLFF